One genomic window of Cannabis sativa cultivar Pink pepper isolate KNU-18-1 chromosome 2, ASM2916894v1, whole genome shotgun sequence includes the following:
- the LOC133034212 gene encoding uncharacterized protein LOC133034212, which translates to MNGVSDDAIKLRLFPFSLRERAKSWLHDNESLYEAWERFKDLLRKYPNHGIEKWLQVHNFYNGLVNNTRTLIDVAVGGAFMRKSANEAFELLEEMAITNQQWSTERGHSKKVIGMHEVDAITKLTTQVEALTKLVTAQAKQAQVICELCGGPLTIEICPIDVDSLPMEQVQAIGNYQNNCGFNQGGCLQNFQNKFPNQQQQGFYPQKNQSQQSQQYQQQQDSNGKGNLPSTTEVNLKENCKAITLRSGKNYAGPSQDKLEEEEDDELAPTPKKKKTTDGLQQKETSPPISIDHHIKIPYPQRLLTWISNLANFLKYLKSCISTFSLQKSWNKCQATSNS; encoded by the exons ATGAATGGAGTTAGCGATGACGCCATCAAGCTGAGGTTGTTCCCATTCTCACTAAGGgagcgagccaagagttggttg CATGACAACGAATCTCTTTATGAAGCCTGGGAGAGATTCAAGGACTTATTGAGGAAGTACCCTAAccatgggattgaaaaatggtTGCAAGTGCATAACTTCTATAATGGATTGGTCAACAACACCCGAACACTCATAGATGTTGCAGTTGGTGGGGCTTTTATGAGGAAAAGTGCTAATGAGGCCTTTGAACTACTTGAAGAGATGGCCATAACTAATCAACAATGGTCAACAGAGAGAGGCCACTCTAAAAAGGTTATAGGTATGCATGAAGTCGATGCCATAACCAAGTTGACAACCCAAGTGGAGGCATTAACGAAGTTAGTGACTGCACAAGCCAAACAAGCTCAAGTTATCTGCGAGCTGTGTGGAGGACCTCTTACTATTGAAATCTGCCCTATAGATGTAGACAGTTTGCCAATGGAGCAAGTCcaagccattggaaactatcAGAATAATTGTGGGTTCAACCAAGGGGGTTGTCTGCAGAACTTCCAAAATAAGTTTCCTAATCAGCAACAACAAGGGTTTTATCCTCAGAAAAATCAATCTCAGCAAAGCCAACAGTATCAACAACAACAAGACTCTAATGGAAA GGGTAACTTGCCTAGCACTACTGAAGTCAATCTAAAAGAGAACTGTAAGGCAATTACCTTGAGAAGTGGTAAGAACTATGCTGGTCCAAGCCAGGATAAGCtagaggaggaagaagatgatgaacTAGCACCTACACCGAAAAAGAAGAAGACTACTGATGGTCTTCAACAAAAAGAAACTTCTCCTCCTATTAGTATTGACCACCACATAAAAATTCCCTATCCTCAGAGACTGCTAACATGGATAAGCAATTTAGCAAATTTCTTGAAGTATTTAAAAAGCTGCATATCAACATTCTCTTTGCAGAAGTCTTGGAATAAATGCCAAGCTACGTCAAATTCATGA
- the LOC115720973 gene encoding ALBINO3-like protein 2, chloroplastic has product MATYKILNRVRRSVPATYLSTLSHAYEYPILINPIPDPNSCNATSPLPCSSHHRRPSLLSSSPYSLLGAPGLLYSRTIFTRSGDDSEYGRAEDFDINFITKLPESTMMDAASVIGNDESILPVRVVISILDGFHDLTGLPWWIVIAFSTLSLRVVLFPILVLQLRKLNQIRPSEQSHSDPNSLSREKRQAYKKPSLLWLLPYACFQIPCFLLWMTSIRKMSLNHHPGFDCGGALWFHNLTEFSHGVLGSIFPLVIAGLHYANVQNSFRRSSVKETTGLLDVAVKYYKLGLDFMTLPILCICYCVPQGSQVYWATNLSLTFTQHFLLKHPVVRAKLGLPVEKYLNSADSSVTAPAITASEPKKPHQTSLEALSPLELLNLSTQLLSKQHIERAIPILQLALSKDPENARGLILMGQTLMQKGLLSEAIEYMERAVSKLLLAGHLTEVADISDLIRASNWAGSLHIRQGNVKEGLIHLERIGRMKEPEHPVCKTHYFDGLLMLSSALYNEGRRKEAADYLRLAAAYNPAFNEFLEQCENDDSSPSDLTNKQQ; this is encoded by the exons ATGGCGACCTACAAAATTCTCAACCGCGTCCGCCGTTCTGTTCCAGCAACCTATCTCTCTACTCTCTCTCATGCATATGAATATCCCATTCTCATCAATCCTATTCCCGACCCTAACTCTTGCAATGCCACTAGCCCTCTCCCGTGTTCTTCCCATCATCGCAGACCCAGCCTCTTGTCAAGTAGTCCGTACTCATTATTGGGGGCTCCTGGTTTGTTATACTCTCGAACTATTTTCACTCGTTCTGGAGATGATTCGGAGTACGGAAGAGCCGAAGATTTTGATATCAATTTCATCACTAAGTTGCCCGAGTCTACTATGATGGATGCCGCCTCAGTAATTGGTAATGATGAATCGATCCTTCCAGTTCGAGTGGTCATTTCAATACTTGATGGGTTTCATGACCTTACTGGCTTACCTTG GTGGATAGTTATTGCTTTCTCTACATTGAGTCTCAGAGTTGTTCTGTTCCCTATTCTGGTCTTGCAACTTCGCAAGTTGAATCAAATTA GACCCTCTGAACAGAGTCATTCTGATCCCAATTCGCTCTCTCGGGAGAAAAGGCAAGCTTATAAGAAGCCCTCACTTTTGTGGCTGCTTCCATACGCTTGTTTCCAG ATCCCATGCTTCTTATTGTGGATGACTAGTATACGAAAAATGTCTCTGAATCATCACCCTGGGTTTGATTGT GGTGGTGCTCTTTGGTTCCATAATTTAACTGAATTCTCGCATGGAGTTTTAGGCTCCATATTTCCATTAGTTATTGCTGGTTTGCACTATGCCAATGTTCAG aaCTCTTTTAGAAGATCTTCTGTTAAAGAAACAACTGGTCTACTCGACGTAGCAGTAAAA TATTACAAGCTCGGCTTGGATTTCATGACTCTACCTATCCTTTGTATCTGTTATTGTGTCCCCCAG GGAAGTCAAGTCTATTGGGCTACAAATCTTTCACTGACTTTTACTCAG CATTTTCTCCTCAAACATCCTGTTGTGCGTGCAAAGCTAGGACTACCAGTCGAGAAATATCTTAATTCTGCAGATTCAAGTGTTACTGCTCCTGCTATAACTGCAAGTGAACCTAAAAAACCGCACCAAACATCTTTGGAAGCCCTCTCTCCACTAGAATTGCTTAAC CTTTCCACCCAACTATTATCGAAACAACATATAGAAAGAGCAATTCCTATACTACA ACTGGCACTCTCCAAAGATCCTGAGAATGCTAGGGGTTTAATTCTCATGGGTCAGACTCTAATGCAGAAGGGACTGCTTTCAGAGGCTATTGAATACATGGAGCGTGCCGTTTCAAAG CTCTTACTTGCTGGCCATCTTACAGAAGTTGCAGATATTTCTGATTTAATCCGTGCCTCTAATTGGGCTGGTTCTCTCCATATTCGGCAG GGAAACGTCAAGGAAGGGCTAATACATTTGGAAAGGATTGGAAGAATGAAAGAACCAGAGCATCCAGTGTGCAAAACTCACTACTTTGATGGATTATTAATGCTTTCAAG TGCTTTATACAACGAGGGTCGCAGGAAAGAAGCTGCTGATTATCTTCGATTAGCTGCTGCTTATAACCCTGCTTTCAACGAGTTCTTAGAGCAATGCGAAAATGATGACTCTTCACCCAGCGATCTTACCAACAAACAACAATAG